A window of Heptranchias perlo isolate sHepPer1 chromosome 40, sHepPer1.hap1, whole genome shotgun sequence genomic DNA:
TTCGTCATTCTCTTTTGGTTAGCGTGCCACTAATTGTTATAAGGATCCACCAGTTAAATTGTAATCAAATAGTTGCTGTACAATATATTCTAAACTCCACTTGGTATTTTTCTAATTACCACAGTTTATGTGAAAAGATTACCCTTAACCCAGTGTGGTGATTGTTGAGATTCCCTGCAGACATCAGAAATGAAACACTTCTGATGTTCATAAACCCACTAAATAGACtccaggacctaggcagctgataaACATGGTTACACAACCTACAAATAAATTATTGGCTTGACAGGCAGGGGGTGGAGGATGCCATGGTTTGGAGACAGGACAGGCCCATGGGATTAGGAcgactgcttgtgtggaggaaaAACACCAACACAATGGGCTGGACCAACCAGCCTGTTTCAGTGTAAGTTTTATGTCATTCATTCTTCTCTGTTCTTGAGGCTTTGTGGTCCTTCTATTCAATGCCTGATAGTTAGACCAGAGATACAACAGGACAGGAACAAAATCTAAAATACTGAAGATACTGGAAAattcaaacaaaaacagaaaatattggagataCTCACCAGGTCAGACAACATTGGTCTAGAAAATACAAGACAGTTGACATTTCAGATGTAAAACCTCGCGTCACAACAGACTCGAGATTTGCAGGAAATGGATAAACAGTGCAAACTAACTATTGGACTTTACAGGTTCTAAATTTCATGGGGATAAAACTCCACATCGCACTTTACAGTGATGGAGCAACAGAGTTCTGTTTGAAGCTCCCAACTGATCCACTTTCCATTTCTCCAACTCGTTGTCGGTTGGATTGCGGACTCACTGCGGACTGTCTGGTGAAGGTCAGTCTCCTGCAATCTTGTGTGGTGATCAACATTGTGAATCTTCGTAAAACAGACTCTTTCTGGACACACCAAGATGCCCATCAATTGTCCAAGAGACGGATTAACTTCGAACCGATTGTGCTCgacaccatctacaggatggaaTTTCCATTTGTAAACTCATCGATCTCTTTGAGATATGTTGTGAATCTCTGATTCTGGGAACAGAGATGTTATCAGATTCAGTTTGAGGACTCAATAACTGGGATGACATTGGAGGCCATTGTTGGATCCAAGGAGCCGATCAGTCCTTTGAGGAAAACAACAGCAATGACATCACAGAATAATCATCCAATCCTGCCTGTATTCCAAAGCTCTGATTGGTTCTGGGAATCACACCCCTCCCTCTGTCCTTTGTTAATTGGTGCCTGGATTCATGGACGATTCCTGAGTGGCTATCAGGGATTGTCAATCATCATTGGTGATGTCATACCCTGTTTTAAGGGAGGCTGTCCCAGTAGTATAAATACAAGAGCTTGTGAGGGAAGAGGTTAGGTTGGGTTGTTTCTGTTGTTTGAAGTGTGATTGTGAGTAATCTTAATAGTTAAGATGGCCTCCCAAGTGTGtcagaactatcacaaggagtgtgaggatggtgttaacaagcagatcaatatggagctctattcctcctatgtttatcttTCTATGGTGAGTTTTCTATCTGAGGTATTATTTCAAAATTATGGCTGTGGTGTCATTTTAATCTAAGCAGGTAGAACTCTCTGAAAATGAATTGGCTTTAGAGTGTACCTCTGTGaccctcccattttttttttctgactggTTCTGAGTTGCCAGTTATCttcaatctctgtcctctggttactgacccacctaccagtggaaacagttcctcttaATTtcctcaatcaaaacccttcatatattttgaacacctccattaaatctccctttaactttTCCCGTTctcagaagaacaatcccagtttctctagtctccacataactgaaatccctcatccctgtaggttgaatgtggaaatgaaaattaAATCCAAAAGCATTATTGCTTTCCTGTTTTCTATTACTACAACCTCTTGTCTTGTTGAGCTACTTCACAGGGAGGGACTTTCACCATATTCAGAAAAGATCAATGAAGCAAAGTGAGATTGACTTGTAAGAAACATGCTTTTTTTTAGACACTGTGAGCCCCTTAATTCAAAGTACTGTGGCAGAGAATGGGTAATTTGTCTACTGTGATGTTGCTGCCATTTTGAATTGGCCATGGATGAGATCTTGGTCTGACCTGACTCTTCCTTTCCATTTTATCTCTccacagtcctattactttgaccgggatgatgttgccctgcgtcactttgctgagttcttcaaggagcagtcacatgaggaacgggagcacgctgagaaactgctgaaattccagaatcgGCGTGGAGGCCGAATCATCTTGGAGGATATCAAGGTTCGGTTCAGCAAACTGAAGAATTGCCTTGGTTTTGTGAAAAGTGGACTAGTTTGGTGTTGCTCAATAGATTTTCTATTGGGTTGTCTGGAGGAGGATTAATATTATAAAAATGGATCCTCAAAGTAGGAGATTTCAGGCTCTAATCTAAGTGAGAAATTCGAAGTAACCATGTGACACCAGCAAAACtgtgtggagcaggaggcagagttgGGATCAAATAGATCAACTTTGAGTAGATCATGACAATTAGTGCCTATGCTCTGTAATTGCAAATAGTGGCATAGTGAGCTCTGAAGAGCaaaaattgaaggagcaagtggaTGATTATGATGGTCCATGCAGTTTAATGAGGTAGTCCACATCAGATGGCAGTATGAGCAAAGGGATTAGCGGGGTCTCAAGGACAAATGTCAGAAGTTAGCTTGTAGGTAGAATAAAAGACTAATTTGGGTTCATCCCAAGGTGCAGAatttaaaagcaaggaagtgttaGTGCTGGTTAGACCTCATTGGAATGATCTTTCTTAGGATACCTGAAAGCATATACTGCAGTGAATGAAGTGCAACAACtcattcccagggtatctcctaggATGAACAGACTAGTAGAATCTGTGTGCTCCCCTGGTTTAGGGAATCGAGAAGTGACATTGACTTGTGATCCTACTAACTCCTGATCTGCTCAAGGACAAGTAATTTTTAATTTCATCCACTAACTCTGTATTTGTTGACAAAATACTTTTTTTCCTcttcagaagccagagcaggatgagtggagcaatggtctggaggcgatgcagagagctctgcagatggagaagaatgtgaaccagagtctgctggatctgcacaaactgtccactgagaggacagaccctcatgtaagttcCTAATgtccataaaaggatttgcatttatatagtttctttcaggatgtctcaaagtgctttacagcaaacaagctatttttgaagtgtactcactggtGTAATGGGGGAAcagggcagacaatttgcacatggcaagatcccaccaacagtgaTGTCCAGGTAATCTGTTAGTTGGTTAAgggatgttagccaggacactggagaaaactcccctgctgttcttcaaataatgccagggGTTCTTTTGCATTCAGCAGAGGCAGATGCAACCTCTAAttatcatctcatctgaaagatggcccttctgaccatgcagcactccctcacttctGCAGTGAAGTGAGTTTGGATTGTGCTCCACTCTCTGGAGTGGACTTGAATCTCTGGCCGTCTCTCTGGCACGAGTGCGACAGTTGAAAACAATGAATGTTTTTGGGTGATGTGAAGACTCTCAGCTTAATCTGTTTCATGATATTTAGAAATGTTTCTGTATCCAGTAGCTTCATGTTGATCTTTCACAAGGGAATGCAACACCAGAATCTTCTTAAAATGGGGTAGTGCATTCAGGGATTAGGGACAACAGTAAAATCTTTAAATACTGCTCAGTGTTTCCAATTCTAAATTGGTAAATACCTTTCCTCCAGGAGAAATGCAATCTGACACACAATCCACCAATCTGTGCAGGAGTTGTACCAGTTATCCAGCCCAGAAGAGGATCATGAATAATCCCCAGGGGAGGTTAAGCTCAGACCCTGGATATTGTCTCCTCTGAGCTAATGTACTTCATATTTTtcttccagttgtgtgacttcctggagacccactacttggatgaacaagtgaagatgatcaagaagcttggagatcacatcaccaacctgaagagactgggagcccctgagaatggcatgggagtgtacctgtttgacaagcacaCCCTGAATTGACTGGGATTCTATAACCATTAGTTCGATAATTGGTAAAAATGAAGTGGGACTAAATTCTGGTGGTGAATGctgtattgattgtgattaaTTCTCAGTTTTCTTAGCTGTCCATGGAAATAAAAGCTATTCCTTGAACTGGTTTGTCTTTGTTGTATAATTTAAATGGCTGATCTAATTATGCTGATCATCAAGATCTCCACTGTGAGTAAGTTAAAATGTTTCacatgattaaaaaaataaagtagTCCTTCCTGGTCCAACTTCCTAAACTTGACTGTGCCTGCCCTAGATAGCTGTACACAATCTCCAAATTGTCACTGAGTGGCTTATAGGAGATGCCTGAAATATACAATTTCTGCAACTGTAATCTGTGACAATTCCTGctgaaaaaggtttttttttataacATCTGCCAGCAAAATGCGATGGAGCTTTGACATGAAGAAATGAAGGCCTGAATTTCTTCTCATTCTGCAGAATGAAGAGCATCTACTTGGCTTCCTGCTTCAGGCATGCTTGTCAAgacaatgcaagttattgtacCTGCAATTCAGGTTCCTGTGCATAAGATCAATGCTTATGAGTTACTCAATGGATTGATTAAAGCCTTCTGGCCTGTCTACTGGCATAGTGGCCACCTTAAAGTTGCTTTTAGGTCTTTTGTTTAACATTTCCCTCTAGGGGCAATGCTCTGGGATTGAATAAACCTCCAATCTATGGGGGAAAAAACTTTACATCAAACTATAGTGTGTCCTGGTTGGGTAAGATGAACAGTACTGATACACAGGAATCATTTGCTTCAATATAATCTATATCAACCCAACAATGTCCTTTCTGTTACAGCCCCACTAACTGTTATAGGGATCTATCAGTTAATTGTAATCCAATAGTTGTACATTATTTTCCATACTTGGAATATTTAAAATTATCACAATTTGTTCAAAAAGACTGCACTGAACTCAGTGTTATTTTTCAACTAATAATTTCTTTAAAAACACCATGAATTGGATGCATTTATCAATGCTGTTCAAAAATAGTTCAACAAAAAGGCTATGAATTTACTCCATTTGATAACACTGAGGCACATAAGCCCATTAAATATTCTTTTAAAGACCTCAGGACCTGAGAAGGTGAGCTGTTGCACATAGTTGGATGACCAACAAATTTAAATATCGGCTTGATGGGCAGGAAATGGAGGATGGCTGAATGAGTAAGATTAGATGCCATGGTGTGGCAACAGGGCAGgcgcatgggattaggactactgcttgtgtggagtataaacgtcAACACAACTAGCGAGGCCAACCAGCCTGTTTAAGTGTAAGCTTTATGTAATTCACTCTTCTCTGTTCTTGAGGCTTTGTGGTCCTTCTATTCAATGCCTGATAGTTGGACCAGAGATACAACAGGATAGGAACAAAATACTGAAAATACTGGAGATACTCACCTGGTCAGACAACATTGGTCTAGAAAATATGAGACAGTTGACATTTCAGATATAAAACCTTTCGTCACAACAGACTTGAGATTTGCAGGCAATGAAAAAACAGTGCAAACTAAACACTGGATTTGACAGGTTCTAAATTTCATGGGGATAAAACTCCACATCGCACTTTACAGTGATGGAGCAACAGAGTTCTGTTTGACGATCCCAACTGATCCACTTTCCATTTCCCCAACTCGTTGTCGGTTGGTTTGCGGACTCACTGCGGACTGTCTGTTGCAGGTCAGTCTCCTTCAATCTATTGTGGTGATCAACATTGTGAATCTTCATATAGCGGACTCTTTCAGGACACACCAACATACCATCAATTGTCCAAGGGACGGGATAACTCAGAACCGATTGTGCTCGACACCATCTACGGGATGGGATTTCCATTTGTAAACTCATCGATCTCTTTGAGATATGTTGTGAAGCTCTGATTCTGGGAACAGAGATGTTATCAGATTCAGTTTGAGGaaagtcaaaaaaaaaacaacggcaATGACACCACAGAATAATCATCCAATCCTGCCTCTATTCCAAAGCTCTGATTGGTTCTGGGAATCACACCCCACCCCCTACCCTTTGTTAATTGGTGCCTGGATTCATGGAAGATTCCTGAGTGGCTATCAGGGATTGTCAATCGTCATTGGTGATGTCATACCCTGTTTAAATGCAGGCTGTCCCAGTAGTATAAATACAAGAGCTTGTGAGGGAAGAGGTTAGGTTGTTCCTGCAGTTTGAATTCTGTTAATAGTGAAAGTAAAGATGGCTGCCCAAGTGTGtcagaactatcacaaggagtgtgaggatggtgtcaacaagcagatcaatatggagctctattcctcctatgtttatcttTCTATGGTGAGTTTTGTATTTTTGAGGCACTGTTTCAAAATTAATGCAATGATGTCATTGTATTCTAAGCAGGTAGAATTTCTCTCGGTCATTGAATTGGCTTCAGAGTGTCCCTCTGTGACCCTctccagtctcaatccagttaatAATCTTAACACAATGGTCGTGTAGAAGGTCTCATGAATAGATTGTTCCCTGCTCTCTAATGGTTGTTTCTATCTGAAATGAACTCTAGGGTTCTATGATTGTAAGTTTGTAATTGAGGAttcatatttaaggtgattgaactTTGTTAATTAAATGTCATTGGTGACTATTTAGTGAAACACTAGATGGTTTTggacttttctttttttttctagttGAGTGAAGGCCTGAG
This region includes:
- the LOC137305592 gene encoding ferritin heavy chain, oocyte isoform-like — protein: MASQVCQNYHKECEDGVNKQINMELYSSYVYLSMSYYFDRDDVALRHFAEFFKEQSHEEREHAEKLLKFQNRRGGRIILEDIKKPEQDEWSNGLEAMQRALQMEKNVNQSLLDLHKLSTERTDPHLCDFLETHYLDEQVKMIKKLGDHITNLKRLGAPENGMGVYLFDKHTLN